One Faecalispora anaeroviscerum genomic window carries:
- the mutY gene encoding A/G-specific adenine glycosylase, with protein MTASLDLHKIVPPLLSWYDKAARVLPWRENPQPYRVWVSEIMLQQTRVEAVKPYYERFLSALPTVETLADAPEELLLKLWEGLGYYNRVRNLQRAARVIAEQHGGQVPASFDKLLALPGFGEYTAGAVASIAFGIRVPAVDGNVLRVISRLTADRRDSKDAAVKRQVTEAVRGILPERVGDFNQSLMELGATVCLPNGAPLCAECPLNGLCAGYRQGIAAELPAKTAKRPRVIEERTVFLLCTEDRVALRRRPARGLLAGLWELPGISGTLSAEQAEEQLREWGLLESSVQPLPRAKHIFTHREWRMTAYAVRAPQPFGEFVWVTRQELLEEYMLPSAFKTYADMLKDWISVDI; from the coding sequence TTGACAGCATCGCTGGATTTACACAAAATTGTTCCGCCGCTTCTTTCCTGGTACGACAAAGCGGCTCGCGTACTGCCGTGGCGGGAGAACCCACAGCCGTACCGCGTTTGGGTGTCTGAAATTATGCTGCAGCAAACACGGGTAGAGGCGGTAAAGCCATATTATGAACGCTTTTTATCAGCTCTTCCCACAGTGGAAACACTGGCCGATGCGCCGGAGGAGCTGCTGCTCAAGCTCTGGGAGGGTTTGGGGTATTACAATCGGGTTCGAAACCTGCAGCGCGCCGCGCGCGTGATAGCAGAGCAGCATGGCGGGCAGGTTCCCGCATCGTTTGACAAGCTTCTGGCTCTGCCGGGTTTTGGGGAGTATACGGCGGGCGCGGTCGCTTCCATCGCATTCGGGATTCGCGTTCCCGCGGTGGACGGCAACGTGCTGCGCGTGATCTCACGCCTCACGGCGGATCGCCGCGATAGCAAGGATGCCGCGGTCAAGCGTCAGGTCACCGAGGCGGTGCGCGGAATCCTGCCAGAACGGGTGGGGGATTTTAACCAGTCGCTGATGGAGCTGGGGGCTACTGTGTGTTTGCCAAATGGCGCACCGTTGTGCGCGGAATGTCCCTTAAATGGCTTGTGCGCCGGGTACCGGCAAGGGATTGCCGCCGAGCTGCCGGCTAAAACGGCGAAGCGCCCCAGAGTGATCGAAGAGCGTACGGTATTTCTTTTGTGTACGGAGGATCGGGTGGCGCTGCGCCGGCGGCCCGCAAGAGGGCTTTTGGCCGGGCTGTGGGAGCTTCCCGGTATCTCCGGAACGCTTTCTGCCGAGCAGGCCGAAGAACAGCTGCGCGAATGGGGACTTTTGGAATCTTCTGTGCAGCCCCTGCCAAGGGCAAAGCACATCTTTACACACCGTGAATGGCGTATGACGGCATATGCCGTTCGGGCACCGCAGCCGTTCGGGGAGTTTGTCTGGGTGACGCGGCAAGAGCTTTTGGAGGAATATATGCTGCCATCTGCCTTTAAAACTTACGCGGACATGCTGAAAGATTGGATTTCGGTTGATATTTAA